The following proteins are co-located in the Pyricularia oryzae 70-15 chromosome 1, whole genome shotgun sequence genome:
- a CDS encoding acetylcholinesterase has product MSRIRTIITTAALSLLWTAAVTAAPKSPTTQELTVALGYGTFQGAYSSGYNISYWQKIPFAAPPVGALRFRGPQPPKSYTCGGVYNSSQTFDMCPQRTTNGSEDCLYLGLYTRPWTPTQPLRPVIIAFYGGGFIRGSATFTPPPSLYPIHNLTGGDTVVIYPNYRTNAFGFLPGRQVADDWPESDLNPGLLDQRAAIEWARRHVANFGGDPDRITIQGQSAGGGSVLAQVLAVAGEEDSDAAPRPFRAALANSPFWPKVYRYDSPEAQWIFDKVAEEVGCGRAPSAAEEPDTRLACLKTADVQAIRQAALLIADSHVHTTSTFTWAPVIDGRFLRRPLSSLASGRSGIVAGFAMYNTHEGEDFIPPAGNLSFDSWLPGFLPNLLPEDLAAVKSTYPEIGSSETIAEYRNSSVRAGLIYRDVVLACPALWFANSSGQGWLGEYSISPAKHASDVYWWNTINPVHETDRFHFEGYTGALASFLQNGDPNAKKLTNSSIPGVPPLTSGKQLHIDFQGLDQVELTYLIDRCALWQSLAPKMPL; this is encoded by the exons ATGAGTCGAATCCGAACTATTATAACGACAGCGGCACTGTCCCTGCTCTGGACTGCAGCTGTCACCGCTGCCCCCAAAAGTCCAACCACCCAGGAGTTGACGGTGGCACTCGGTTATGGCACCTTCCAAGGGGCCTACTCTTCCGGCTACAATATATCCTACTGGCAGAAGATACCCTTCGCCGCGCCTCCAGTCGGCGCCCTGCGTTTCCGTGGTCCGCAGCCGCCAAAGTCGTACACATGCGGTGGGGTCTACAACTCGAGCCAGACGTTTGACATGTGCCCTCAGAGAACG ACCAACGGCTCAGAAGACTGCCTCTACCTAGGCCTGTACACCCGGCCCTGGACGCCCACGCAGCCTCTCCGCCCCGTCATCATCGCCTTTTACGGCGGCGGCTTCATCCGGGGCTCGGCGACCTTTACACCCCCACCATCGCTGTACCCGATCCACAACCTGACGGGCGGCGACACCGTCGTGATCTACCCAAACTACCGCACCAACGCGTTTGGCTTCCTCCCGGGGCGGCAAGTGGCTGATGACTGGCCCGAGTCGGACCTGAACCCGGGGCTGCTGGACCAGCGCGCCGCCATCGAGTGGGCCCGCCGGCACGTTGCCAACTTTGGCGGCGATCCGGACAGGATCACCATCCAGGGCCAGTCGGCCGGCGGCGGTAGCGTCTTGGCCCAGGTCCTCGCCGTTGCGGGGGAGGAGGACTCGGATGCTGCACCGCGGCCGTTCCGCGCCGCGCTGGCGAATTCGCCCTTTTGGCCCAAGGTCTACCGCTACGACAGCCCGGAGGCGCAGTGGATCTTTGACAAGGTCGCCGAGGAGGTCGGGTGCGGACGAGCTCCTTCCGCAGCGGAGGAGCCGGATACGCGCCTGGCGTGCCTCAAGACGGCAGACGTCCAGGCGATCCGCCAGGCTGCGCTGCTGATCGCCGACAGCCACGTCCACACGACGTCAACGTTTACGTGGGCGCCTGTGATTGACGGACGGTTCCTGCGCCGGCCGCTAAGTAGTCTCGCTTCAGGTCGATCAGGGATTGTGGCCGGGTTTGCAATGTATAATACGCATGAGGGCGAGGACTTTATCCCGCCGGCTGGTAATCTGTCCTTCGACTCCTGGCTGCCGGGGTTTCTTCCGAACCTATTGCCTGAGGATCTCGCAGCGGTGAAGTCCACATATCCCGAAATCGGCAGCTCAGAGACCATCGCCGAGTACAGGAATTCTTCGGTCCGCGCAGGGCTGATATATCGTGATGTGGTGCTGGCCTGTCCGGCCTTGTGGTTCGCCAACTCCAGCGGTCAGGGCTGGTTGGGGGAGTACTCTATCAGCCCGGCCAAGCACGCAAGTGACGTTTATTGG TGGAATACAATCAACCCCGTACATGAGACCGATCGCTTCCATTTTGAGGGTTACACGGGTGCCCTGGCTTCCTTTCTACAGAACGGGGATCCAAATGCCAAGAAGCTCACAAACTCGAGCATCCCCGGTGTTCCGCCGCTCACGTCTGGGAAGCAGTTACACATCGATTTTCAAGGGCTCGACCAGGTAGAGCTGACGTATCTAATCGACAGGTGTGCTTTGTGGCAAAGCCTGGCGCCCAAGATGCCTCTGTAG